CCGCACCGCCAAGCGCTTCGTCAGCGCGGCCATCCGCCACGGCTTCCGCCTCAACCAGTACGTGGGCCCGGTCATGCACGGGGCGCTGCGGCTTCACGGAGACGAGTAGCGGATCCATCGGCGCCATCGGGCCGCCGTCCCGCTCGGTCCCGCGCAGGAGGGTGACCTGCACGAAGTGCTCAAAAACGTCTGCTGTGGTTGATCCGGTCCGGTCCCGCGGCTACGATGGAGAGACAGCAGGACCGGCAGCGACCGGTCATTCGGCCACACGGGAGGTAGGGCCGGTGATTCAGGACCTCACCCGCGGCAACCTGGAGCGCGTGCGCAACCCGAGCCTGCGCGCGTACGCCGAACGGTACCTGGAGATCTACGAAGCATTCGAAGAGGCGGTGCAGCAAGCCGGGCTGCCCCTGGAGCCGCCCGGCCGGAACGGCGAGGCGCAGGACCTGCGGGCCGAACTGCGGGCCCGGGGGGCCTCGTTCCGCAACGCCGATCACAGCATCCACCTGGGACCGCTCTCGCCCGCCTGCGAGGCCTGCCGGATGGGCGTGGGCACCGCGACCTTCTTCGCCTCCCTGAAGTGCCACCGCCGCTGTTTCTACTGCTTCAACCCCAACCAGGAAGGGTACGACTTTTTCCAGGAGCACCGGCGGGACCTGGGGGCCGAACTGGCGGAGCTGGCCGAGGGTGGGTTTCAGGTCAGCCACGTGGCGCTGACCGGCGGGGAGCCGCTGCTGCACCCCGAAGAGGCGGTGACCTTCTTCCGGACCGCCAAGCAGCTTTTCCCCGGCGTCCACACCCGGCTCTACACCAGCGGCGACCACCTGGGCGAGGCGCTGGTCCGTCAGCTCGCCGAGGCCGGCCTGGACGAGGTGCGCGTGAGCGTCCGGGTGGACGACGGCCCCGCCGGGCGCCGCCACACCTACAGCCGGCTTGCCCTGGCCCGGGAGCATATCCCCGCCGTGATGGTGGAGACCCCGGTGCTCCCCGGCACGCTGGACGCCATGACGGAGATGCTGCTGGAGCTGGACCGCATCGGGATCTTCGGCGTGAACCTGCTGGAGTTCTGCTTCCCCTTCCACAACGCCGAGGCGTTCCGGGAGCGGGGTTACCAGGTCAAGAACCCGCCCTACGAGGTGCCCTACGACTACTGGTACGCCGGCGGGCTGCCCGTGGCCGGGAGCGAAGTGGACGCGCTGCGGCTCGTGAAGTTCGCCCTCGACCAGGGGCTCTCTCTGGGCGTGCACTACTGCTCGCTGGAAAACAAGCACTCGGGCCAGATCTTCCGGCAGAACAGCACCGCCAGCCTGCCGGCCACGGCCTGCTTCTCCGCCCGCGATTTCTTCATCCGCTCGGCCAAGGTGTTCGGGCGCGACGCCCTGCGCTCCCGCCGGCGTTTCGACGCCCTGGGCTACCGGGGCTATGCGGTCGACCCGGCCCGCGACTTCCTCGAGTTTCACCCGGCCTGGATCCCCCAGCTGCGGGGGGTCGCGGACGAGGTGGCGCTCTGCACCTACGTGGCCGAGGAGCGGCCGGAGGGACCGGTGCTGCGGGAGCTCAAGATCTCGGTCACGACCCCCGGGACCTTCGATCCGGAAACCGACATCTGAGCCCGGCATGCAGAGGACCGGAGGGGACCGACGGCCCCTCCGGTCTTGCGCGCTTTCTGACCGCTAGTGGGTGCCGATCTGCACGCGGGTGGCGGAGAACAGGCGCCTTTCCGGCGGTCAGCCGCCGCCCCGTTTCGACCGGAGGCCCCGCCCTGCCTGGCCAGGCAGGGCGGGGCCTCCCGCATGATCCCCCGCTCACCGCGTGAGCACCAGCTTCATCCCGCCGATGATGAGCAGCACACCGAGCACCTGGGGCCACCGGATCGGAATCGGACCGGCCGTTCCGAAGCCGATGGCGTCGATCACCAGGGCGGCAATGAGCTGCACGCCGGTCAGCAGGCTGAGCGTGGCGTTTGCGCCGATGGCGCCGGTTCCCACGATCACGGAGCTGACCACCATCGCGCCGCACAGGCCGCCCAGGAAGCTCCACGGCGGTGCGGTCGAAAGCCCCTGGCCCAGGCCGGACAGCCCCTGTCCCCGCAGGGTGAACAGGGTGAGTGCCAGCAGCGCGGTCCCACCGACGATGAACGAGACCAGCGATGCCGGAATGGGTCGGATGTGCTGGGCCAGCGTGGCGTTCACCGGCGCTTGCACCGCGCCGGCAACGCCACCGAGGATGATGATCAGCCAGAACAGCCAGGATGCCATCCCGCCGCCTCCTTCACATTTCGGGTCCCGCGAACCCGCACAACCCTTCATCTGTTCGGCGGCGGCGGGAAAACTCCTCCGTCGCGACTTTACCCGAGGAAGCCGGCCTCCTTCAGCGCGGTCCGGGCGGCTTCCAGGTCCTCATCGGCCACCAGGACCACCGGGCCGGTGCAGCCCATGCCGGACTTGGCGTAGATGCCCCGCCGCCACAGGCAGGCCACCGCCTCCTCCAGGTCGAGGATGTCAACGCCGGGGATCTCCGCCGTCGCCACCTTCTCGGGCGGCGCCGCTGCCGGGCCGTCCGGGGCGGCGACCGTGCCGCCAGCCTCTGCGCCGGCCTGCGGCCCCGCCACGGCATCCGGGCCTGCCTGCGGACGGATCTGGCCTCCGCCGGCCCCGCGCCGCTCCGCCAGCAGCCGGTCCAGCCCGGCCTCCCGGGCACGGGCGTATTCCTGCGCCACCACCTGCGGCAGGTTGCCCCGGGCCATGTCCGCGGCGTACCGGATCGCCCCGGCGATGACCGGCGCGCCGGACGCCCGGCTGATGATGTGGACGATCTGCCGCTGCTCGGGGCCGACCCCGGGGCCGTAGCCGTAGCCGGTCGCCTCGTAGCTGCCGCCGGTGGACTGGGCCGAGATCAGCTTCATCAGCAGGTTGCCCGTCAGGCTGTCGGTCACCAGCACGTCGGGCTCGCCGGTCAGCACGTCGTTGCCCCGCATCAGGGCGCCGCCGTCGGCCCGGCCGGACGCCGCCCACCGGAAGGGATAGCCGCCCGTGCGCAGCGCCTCCAGGACCCGCTCGGCCTGGCGGGCGCCGTCCACGTTCAGGATGCCCACCGTCGGGTCGGTCAGTCCCAGCGCCCGGGCGACGGCGATGCCGCCGATCGCGGCGCGCACCATCGCCTCGACCCGGTCAGCCGCGGCCGTGCCGGTGGTGGTCGCGATCAGCATCTCGCGGCCGCGGGCGGGGGTGATGACCCGGCCCACCGTGGCCACGCCGATCGGGAACGCGTAGTGCAGCGTCACCGCTGCCGCCAGCTCGCCCGCGGCCAGCATCCGCTCCATGGTCCGGTGCTCGTCGGCGAGGCACCCGTCGCCGGCCTCCACCCAGCGAACCGGCGTCTCCCGGGGCGGCCTGCCGATGAGCACCACCTCGATGTCCGGCCACTGCCGCCGGGCCTGCTCAGCCGCCCGCAGGACCTCCTCCTCGCCCAGCTCGCTGCCGTGCAGCGTGATGCCCACCGCCGGGCGGACCGGCTTCGGGGCAGGCGCGCCGGCCTCTGCGGGCGCGCCGCCGGGTGCGTCAGCCGCTTCCCCGGGCTGGGGGCCCGGGTTCCGCTCCAGCAGCACCGACACGCCGTCGAACAGGTTGGTCATGCGGCCCAGGAAGAGCGACCCCTTGCCGATGACCATCGCCCGCCGGATCTCACCGGCCATGATCGCGTCCCGCACGTGGCCGATCACCGGCACGCCGGAGGGGATGTGCCCCTGGGTCGGCGCGAAGCCGGGCATGCCGTGGGCGGCGACGAAGGCAGGCAGCTCCGCCCGGCCGATCTCGCCCCGCTTCACCGCCAGCGCGGCGATCATCTTGTAGTTGGCCTGGGGCACGTCGCCGGCCCCCGCGGGCTCGGTGAGCTCAGGGTTCTGCATCTCGACGCCGTACCGATCCACGTCGGAGAGCTTCAGCCCCGCGCGCTCCAGCGGCTCGGTCACCAGGGCCTCCATCACCGCCTGGGGCGAGGAGCCCGAGCCGATCTTGTGCCGGCCCACCACGTCGAGCCGCACCCGGGGGCTCGTGTGGTCGTCGGCCGAGAGGTGGACCGCGAAGGCGCCGATGACGTCCTCCAGCACCGGCAGCCCCTTGGCCACGTGGTCGCGGGAGTTCAGCCCGAGCTTGGCCGGGGTGCCGCCCGCCAGCACCACCACGTGCCGGAACACGCCGGCCCTGATCAGGGCGGCCGCCTCGATGAGGGCGTGGGTGGGACCTGCGCAGAAGGAGCGGGTGTCGGAGCCGGTGGCGTTCACACAGCCGGCCATCTCGCCGATGGCCTTGGCGAAGTTGCCACCGCCCCGCTGGTTCATGTCGCCGCACGCCTCTTCCGAGCACTCAATAATGTACTCGACCTCCTCCGGCTTTACGCCGGTCCTGGCAAAGAGGTGCCGGAGCCCCAGCACCGCGGAGGCTTTGGTCACCAGGTTCTCCAGCATCACGTGGCTGGAGAGCGTCTCGTCGTGCTCGTGGGCCCGGCGGACGACCCCCACCAGCCGGTCGCCCAGGTACAGGGGAGCCGCCTTCTCCTCCAGCAGCCGCTGCAGTTCGGCCTGCTCGACGCCCGTCCCCAGCCGGGCGGCGTCCGCCGCCCAGAGCGGGTGCGCGGCCAGCCGCTCGGCCATCTCTGCGGCGAAACCGGCCTCCAGCCGGACCAGATCGAACGCGTCGACCAGTTTCAGGAGGGCCAGGAACTCATCCTCCGGCATCATCTCGCCGTACCGGGCTTCCCGCTCCGCCCCCTCCACCGGGTGCTCGTACCAGGGGCGGGGGATCCGGGCCAGCTCGTCGGGCCGGAGACGGCCCAGGTAGGTCTGGTTGGGCGGGTAGGCCAGGGCCTCCTCGAAGCTGCGCAGGTGCCGGGGCAGCCTGGCCAGGTACGGGCTTTCCGGGTTCAGCCGACGCTCCATCGCCGGCGTGGTGCCGTAGTGTACCAGCAGGTTCGGGGCGTGGATCAGGCAGTAGGCCGCCCCGCGGATGACAGGCTCGGTCATGGGCATCACTCTCCTTCGTCGCGCGCCGGGGCAGTCGCCGGGTGCAGGGTACCCCGCCGGTGGACCGGTCCATCGCCGCGCACGCCGCTACGAACCGGGCACCCCGGAACGCCGCCCCGCGGCACGTAAGGGGCGCCGCAATCACGGCGCCCCCTCCGGGTCTTACTCGAACACCGTCTGCCCGTCCACCGGGGTGGTCAGCGCCTGCAGCGCCTTCATCACCAGCCGGCGGCGCAGGGTCCGCTCCTCGTCGGGCGGCAGCGCCGGGTTGCCCAGCGGATGGGGGATGGCCACCGCCGGCACGATCCGGTTGGCGCCCACGGTCAGCGAGATCGGCACCACGGTGCAGACGTGGACCACGGGGATGCCAGCCCGCTCGATCTCCTTCACCATCGTTGCTCCGCAACGAGTGCAGGTCCCTCAGGTGGAGGTGAGGATGACGGCATCCACCTCGTACTTCTTCAGGTCCTCGGCGATCTCCCGGGCGTAGGCTCGGGCGTTGGCCACCGAGGTGCCGTTGCCCACGGTCGCGTACCAGTAGTCGTGCAGCTTGCCGATGACGCCTTCCCGCTCCAGCTCCCGCATGACGTCCACGGGGAGCACCCGGTCGGCGTCGGCGTTGGCGTAGGTCGGGTCGTAGCCGCCGTGGGCGGTCTGGTGCGTCTCGGCGGTCAGGTCGTCGAGGTCACCCAGGTAGTACTTGCCGTACTTGGATGCTGAGGAGGATTCGATGTGGTCCGGGTTGCCCTTGGGCACGATGCCGCCGGAGGTGACCAGGGCGATCTTCGCCTTGCTCAGGTCCTTCACCGGCGGGTTGGGCGGCACCCGGTCGAAGGAGGGCATGGGGTACTCGGTGGTGTAGGGCTCGCCTTTCAGCTTGCGCACCAGCATCTCCACCGCCCGGGCGGAGCCCCGCTCCGCCGCGAAGGTGTTGACCCGCAGGCCCCGTTCCAGATAGGTGCCCGGTTCGGGCTCCTGCCCCGCCGCCAGCCGCCGGATCAGGGCCGCCATGGCCGGGATGGCCGTCCGCATGGAGGCGGCGGAGTTGCCGGTCTCCACCACCCATGCGTACCGGCGGTAGACCTCCACGCCGGGATTCTCCAGGAACATGCCGGTCACGACGGGGATCCCGAGCTCCTTGCTGACCACCTCGGCCACCGCCCCGCACGCCATGCCGTAGCGGCCGGCGTTGAAGGCCGGGCCGGCGACGACCAGGTCGGGGTTCTGCTGCCGGATCAGCGCGAGCACGGTGGCCTTGGCTTCCTCCAGGTTCTCGTTGAACCAGGAGTCGCCGCAGATCACGGTGGCCACGATCTCCCCGGCGTCGCCCAGGGCCGCCTTCAAGGCCATCCCGGGCCCCACCGGGCCGGGGCGTACCTCGGGCCGCACGCCGGCGTGCTCCTCACCTCCGATTCCACCGAAGAACTGGTTCAGGTAATGCACAATCCGCACGTGTGACCCCCCTTTACCAGGCGGCGTACTTCTCGCGGATCGAGCGGACCTCCTGGACGATCGCCTCCACGTCCAGCACCATCTCCATCAGGGAGACCTGCTCCTCGTAGACGTTGGGATCGATCTGCTCCTTGATCTCGGGCTCGAAGATGTGGTACGCCTTGAGTCCCAACTGGACTCCGGCCAGTGGACCGGCCCAGGCGGGGTCGCCGTTGCTGACCGTCTCCGCCGCCAGCCCCGAGGCCTCGGCCTCGGCGCCGCCCAGGATGACCACGAGGTCCTCCTTGGGATACTTCTCAGCCAGCTCCTTGACCCTGCGCTGGTTCTCCATGTCCATGGCCCCTGCGCTCGTTCAGACGAAGCACTCCGTGGAGGCGAAGACCACCTCGGCGCCGGCGCTGCGGACGCAGGCCTCCAGGGCCGGACCCGGGATGCCGTCCCGGTCGCCGAGGATGATCGCCTTCTTCCCCTTCAGTTCCATGCTCTCACTTCCTTTACAGACAGTAGAAAGCCTCAAATGGTCCTGGCCGACAGGCGGGAGAAGCCCAGCTCGTTGGTCGCGCCGGTGATCACCTGGATCTCGGCCTCGATGGAGCCGTCGGGCCTGAGGGATCCTTCCCAGCCGCCGGCGATGACGTTCACCTGCTCGGGGTAGCCGATGACCTTCTCCATGGGCGGCAGCACGACCACGGCGTTGGCGTTGCCGGCGGTCACCACGGCGTCGGCGTGCGGCGTGGCGTCGGCCAGCGACTGGGATCCGCCGTCGCGCCCGGCGTACTCGTCGGTGATCAGCACCGTCTTGATGCCCTTCTCCTCCAGCTTCCGGCAGTTCATCATCAGGTCGGTGTCGGGGTTGCCGAACCCCTCCTCGGTGACGATGGCGCCGTCGGCCCCCAGCATCCGGACCAGCTTGGCCGCGTAGCTGGAGGAGCGCTCCTTGTCCGCCAGGGTCACGTTCTCGTTGGTGATGACCACCCCGAGGAAGTTGATGTCCTTGCCGTGGCGGGCGTACAGGTCCTCGATCACCGGCGAGTTCTGGTGGTGGTAGGTGGTGTTCTTGTCGCAGGCGGAGACGCAGTTGCCGCTGACGATCGCGCCGTCGAAGACCTCGGTCGGGGAGATCAGGGTCGGCAGGATCCGCTTGGCGTCCACGCCGTAGACGTAGGTGTCGTGCAGCAGCCCCTGGGACTGAAGCATGTACACGTAGACCACCTTCGGCAGGTCCGGGTACCGGGCGATGGCCTCGGGCAGGGGCAGGTGCTCGTAGGTGACCACCTCGTCCGGCTCGGCGTGGCGGCCCGCCTCGCCCAGATAGGCGGCGGCCTTCAGCCCCGCCAGCCGCAGGGCGGCCTCGTGCTCGTGCTGGGTCAGCCCCTCGCGCGGGGTGCAGTGCACCGTCACGTTGATGAGCTTGGAGAACGGGGTGTACTCGGCGCCCGGGCCGGACATGTCGATCAGCCCCTCCTGGAAGCCGACGATCCGGCCGGTCGTGACGACGGCGCAGCCCTTCAGCACGTGGGTGCGACCCTCGCCCACCGTCTCCACCTTCCCGATGAACCCGGGGAAGACACCACCGGGGCCCGAGACCTTGACCAGGGGCTCGATGACGTCCTTGACCGGGATGATCCGCACCGACTCGCCGGGGCGGGCGATGTCCAGCTCCACGGCGGTCAGCCGCTCGTCCTGCAGGAGCAGGTTTGCGAGCTCCTCCCGGTTCACGGTGAGGACGCCGCCCTCCACCCGGGTGGTCTCGCCGAAGCGCACGTCGCGGATGTAGATGCGGCCCAGTTCCAGCTTCATGGCCCTTCGCCTCCTCACACCAGCCGCTGCAGCTCGGCCTCGATGGCCTCCGCCGTGCACGCCTCGGGCCCGGCCAGCTCGGCCACCTTCTCCCCGTCCCGGAAGAAGAGGAACGTCGGCAGCCCGAGCACCCGCTGGCTGATCGCCAGCCGCCGGTTCTCCAGCACGTTGACCTTGCAGAACTTCACCCGGTCGCCATACGTTTCGGCCAGCCGCTCCACCTCAGGCAGCAGCTCCATGCACGGGTCGCACTTGGGGCTCCACCAGTCGACCACCACCGGGCCGGACGCCTGCAACACCTCCTGTTCGAAGTTCTCCTTGTTGACCTCCAGCATCCATGGGTCACCTCCTCAGATCCTGGCCGGCAAGTGTCCAACCACCCACTCCTCCAGGTGGTTGAAGTCCTCGGTGAGGGTGGCCAGGGGAATGCCCTTGTGGAAAATGCGCACCGCCGGCACGTCGAACACGCCGAGGCGGGCCGCCGTCCGGGCGGACTTGTAGCAGTCGATGCGGGCCAGGCGCATCTGGCCGCCCATCCCGGCCACAATGCGCTCCGCCTGCTGCAGCACGTGCACCGACAGCGAGTCGGCCGGGCTCCAGAACACCGCCAGGACCGGCTCCTCGGGGGATAGGATTTCCCGGTCCACCTGCTCCTCCTCCGCCAGGAACTTCTCAGCCGCGCACGCGGCGATGGCGCCGTCGGCGGCGGCCGTCACGATCTGCCGCAGCCACTTGCGGCGGGCGTCGCCGGCGGCGAAGACGCCGGGGATGTTCGTCTCCATCGTGTCGGGGTCGGCGATGATGTACCCCTTGCGGTCCAGCTCGATCCCGGTGCCCCGGAGGAACTCGGTGCGGGGGGTCGTGCCCACGAAGACGAAGACGCCGTCGCAGGGAAGCTCCGTCCGCTCGCCGGTGCCCAGGTGACGGAGCGCCACCTTCTCCACGTGGTCCTCGCCCAGGATCTCCTCGACCATGGTCTGCCAGATCACCTTGATCTTGGGCGTGGCGAACAGCCGCTCCTGGGCGGCCTTGTTGGCGTCCATGATGCCCTCAGGGTGGATGCAGATGAGGGTCACACTGCTGGCGAACCGGGTGAGGTAGATGGCTTCCTCCACGGCGGCGTCGCCGTTGCCCACCACCACCACGTCCAGATCGGTGAAGAAGTCGGCGTCGCAGGTGGCGCAGTACGACACGCCCTTGCCGCGGAGCCGGCCCTCGCCCTTGACTCCGAGCATGCGGGGCTCGGCGCCGGGGCAGAGGATGACCGCGCGGGCCTCGTAGACCTCGCCCTTCTTGGTGCGGATCGTCTTGACCGGCCCCTGCAGCTCCACCGCGCCGACCTCGCCGCGGACGATCGTCGCCCCCAGGGCCTCGGCGTGCTCCCGGAACTGTTTCATCAACTCCGGTCCGGTGGTGCGGCCGAGACCCGGGTAGTTCTCCACCTCCTCGGTGGTCGCCGCCTGGCCGCCCGGCCGTCCCTTTTCAATCAAGAGCGTCGACATCCGTGCCCGGGCCCCGTAGACGGCGGCGGAAAGACCGGCGGGACCGCCGCCGATGATCACGAGATCCCAGCGCTCAGCCATGCAAAACCCCTCCCGAAAGCGTGTTGCTTTCCCATGTGAAAAAAAGGAACGAGCCAGCAAGCTGGTCGTTCCTCTGTCTCCTCCACCTGAGAGTTTGGCCGTGCGGGAGGCCTTGCTCCTTCGGTGCCGCGCAGGGCGGCTCTCCAGAGGGCGGGGGGGGGGCGCGCTGTGCACGCCCAGGCGACGGTCCTGGTGCCTGAGAGATTCACGGAGAGTCCGACCCCCTCCCCGCTTGCTCCTTCGGCGCTTCCCCTGAAGGAAGACTCTCCCGCCGCCGGCCCCTCTATGCGCTATGTGGTTTTCTACATTCATGTTATCTGTTTGAAAATTGTCTGTCAATTGAGCACTAGGCCCTATTCCCGTAGACCGTTGGGCCTCCTCCCATGGTCGGCGGGCCTGACCCGGAGAGGCTAGGCCGACCGTGCCCGGCCCTTTGGGCGGAAGTCGAACCCCAGCCCGTCCAGCACCAGGAACATCACCCCGGTGAACAGGAAGAGCCAGCGGAACTGCTTGGGCAGATGCAGCCAGCGGGGGATCAGGCTGAGGAAGCCCAGCGGCACGGAGAAACGGAAGAGCGCGGCGGCCAGCGACGGCAGCAGCGGCCGGCCGGCGATGCGAAGAGCGACCGCCGCCGCCGGCACGACCAGGGGCGACAGACCGCCCAGGATCCAGATGGGGTCGAAGGTGTCCAGCAGCCGGCCGGCCCGCACCACCTGGGGGATGATGGTGAGGCAGGCCACCACGGAGATGTGCGCCCAGGAGACCACCGCGAAGCCGGCGCCCACGATGAACTGGACGCCCGGCTTCACCTCAGGCTCCAGCAGGACGGCCATCTGCAGGAAGCCCCAGGCCAGAAGCGCCGCCACCAACCCGCCGCCGAAGTAGGGCAGATGGTAGGGGTACCGCAAGGTGTACACCGGGGTGACGTAGGCCGCCAGGGCGCAGAGCGCGGTCAGGACCAGCCGGTAGTATACCCTGGCCAAGGCGCCACCCCCTCCCGCCGGAAGTTCACGCTGTCATGTTCGCCCCTGGAAGCGGCTTTCCTGCCCCCGGCAGGCATGCGGGTCCTCCGCAGACAACCGACCGCCCGGGTCCGATGTCCGGGCGGTCGCCAGTCATCCGTATGCGTCTCAGGCCTTGCTCTTCTGCACGGCGGCGTAGACCTTGGTGGGCAGGCCGAAGATGTCGATGAACCCCTTGGCCGCCTTGTGGTCGAACTTGTCCGCCTTGTCGTAGGTGGCCAGGTCGTAGGAGTAGAGCGTGTAGGGCGAAGTCCGGCCCACGCAGAAGGCCGAGCCCTTGAAGAGTCTCACCCGCACCGTGCCGGTCACCGTCTCCTGGGACTTCTTGATGAAAGCGTCCAGGGCCTCCTTCAGCGGGTGGAACCAGAGGCCGTTGTAGACCAGTTCGGCGTACTTCTGCTCCAGGCCCAGCTTGAAGTGGTGCAGCTCCCGGGGCAGGGTGATGGTCTCCAGCTCCTTGTGCGCCAGGGTGAGCACCGCCGCCGCCGGCATCTCGTACACCTCCCGGGACTTGATGCCGACCAGTCGGTTCTCCACGTGGTCGATGCGGCCCACCCCGTGGCGGCCGGCGATGGCGTGCAGCCGCTCGATCAGGGTCACCAGGTCCAGCGCCTCGCCGTTCAACGAGACCGGCACGCCCTGCTCGAAGCCGATCTCCACGTACTCGGGCTCGTCGGGGGCATCCTTCGGATTCACGGTCCACTCGAAGGCCTCCTCCGGCGCCTCCGCCCACGGGTCCTCCAGGACGCCGGCCTCGCAGGAGCGGCCCCACAGGTTCACGTCGATGGAGAACGGGTTCTCCTTGCCCACCGGGACCGGGATGCCATGTTTCTGGGCGTAGTCGATCTCCTCCTCCCGGCTCCATCCCCACTCCCGCACCGGGGCGAGCACCTGCAGGTTGGGGTTGAGGGCGGCCACGGAGACCTCGAACCGCACCTGGTCATTGCCCTTGCCCGTGCAGCCGTGGGCGACGAAGTCGGCCCCTTCCTCCTCGGCGATCTGGACCAGCAGCTTCGCGATCAGCGGCCGGGAAAGCGCCGCCGAGAGGTAGTACTTGGACTCGTAACAGGCGTTGGCCTGGAGCGTCGGCAGGATGAAGTCGTAGGCGAACTCTTTCCTGGCATCGTAGACGTAGCTCTTCACGGCGCCGATGGAAAGCGCCTTCTGCCGGATGAACTCCAGGTCCTTGTCGTTGGCGCCCACGTCCACCGCCAGCGCGACCACATCGGCGTCGTAGTTCTCCTTGATCCAGTGGATCGCCACCGAGGTATCCAGCCCGCCTGAGTAGGCCAGCACGCACTTCTTCTTCGCCATCGATCGGAGCCTCCTCGTCCTCGCCCGGCGCCCCGGGCCTCTTGGTGCATGATTATACTCCTAGGTGAATAAGTATGCAATAGGGGTGAATAGATTTAGAGAGGCGCCCGAACCGGGCGCCTCCCGTTCACTTCATGCCTCTGCCATGCCGAGTGTGGCCACACCCCCGGCGTCGGCCTGCAGGTCCGGCGGGACGGGCAGGCTACGCAGCCGACTCCGTCCGGGCGCCGGGGGCGGCCTGCGCCAGCCCGGGAACCGGCTCCCGCGGGAGTGCCCGCCGACCGGCCATGAGGAGCCGCAGGCCGTTCACCGCGACCAGGATCGTCGACCCCTCGTGGCCCACCACCGCCAGCGGGAGCGTGAGGCGGCCCATGAGGCTCAGGACCACCAGCATGACGATGACCCCGACGGCGAAGGCCAGGTTCTGCCCGACCACCTTCCGGGCCAGCCGGCCCATGCGGAAGACATCGGTCAGGCGGGCGAGGTCGTCGGCCATGAGCACCACGTCGGCGCTCTCCAACGCCGCGTCGTTGCCGGCGCCGCCCATCGCCACGCCCAGGCTG
The nucleotide sequence above comes from Symbiobacterium thermophilum IAM 14863. Encoded proteins:
- a CDS encoding DMT family transporter yields the protein MASWLFWLIIILGGVAGAVQAPVNATLAQHIRPIPASLVSFIVGGTALLALTLFTLRGQGLSGLGQGLSTAPPWSFLGGLCGAMVVSSVIVGTGAIGANATLSLLTGVQLIAALVIDAIGFGTAGPIPIRWPQVLGVLLIIGGMKLVLTR
- the grdB gene encoding glycine reductase complex selenoprotein B is translated as MRIVHYLNQFFGGIGGEEHAGVRPEVRPGPVGPGMALKAALGDAGEIVATVICGDSWFNENLEEAKATVLALIRQQNPDLVVAGPAFNAGRYGMACGAVAEVVSKELGIPVVTGMFLENPGVEVYRRYAWVVETGNSAASMRTAIPAMAALIRRLAAGQEPEPGTYLERGLRVNTFAAERGSARAVEMLVRKLKGEPYTTEYPMPSFDRVPPNPPVKDLSKAKIALVTSGGIVPKGNPDHIESSSASKYGKYYLGDLDDLTAETHQTAHGGYDPTYANADADRVLPVDVMRELEREGVIGKLHDYWYATVGNGTSVANARAYAREIAEDLKKYEVDAVILTSTUGTCTRCGATMVKEIERAGIPVVHVCTVVPISLTVGANRIVPAVAIPHPLGNPALPPDEERTLRRRLVMKALQALTTPVDGQTVFE
- the grdA gene encoding glycine/sarcosine/betaine reductase complex selenoprotein A translates to MELKGKKAIILGDRDGIPGPALEACVRSAGAEVVFASTECFVUTSAGAMDMENQRRVKELAEKYPKEDLVVILGGAEAEASGLAAETVSNGDPAWAGPLAGVQLGLKAYHIFEPEIKEQIDPNVYEEQVSLMEMVLDVEAIVQEVRSIREKYAAW
- a CDS encoding glycine/sarcosine/betaine reductase component B subunit; this translates as MKLELGRIYIRDVRFGETTRVEGGVLTVNREELANLLLQDERLTAVELDIARPGESVRIIPVKDVIEPLVKVSGPGGVFPGFIGKVETVGEGRTHVLKGCAVVTTGRIVGFQEGLIDMSGPGAEYTPFSKLINVTVHCTPREGLTQHEHEAALRLAGLKAAAYLGEAGRHAEPDEVVTYEHLPLPEAIARYPDLPKVVYVYMLQSQGLLHDTYVYGVDAKRILPTLISPTEVFDGAIVSGNCVSACDKNTTYHHQNSPVIEDLYARHGKDINFLGVVITNENVTLADKERSSSYAAKLVRMLGADGAIVTEEGFGNPDTDLMMNCRKLEEKGIKTVLITDEYAGRDGGSQSLADATPHADAVVTAGNANAVVVLPPMEKVIGYPEQVNVIAGGWEGSLRPDGSIEAEIQVITGATNELGFSRLSARTI
- the grdC gene encoding glycine/sarcosine/betaine reductase complex component C subunit beta, encoding MTEPVIRGAAYCLIHAPNLLVHYGTTPAMERRLNPESPYLARLPRHLRSFEEALAYPPNQTYLGRLRPDELARIPRPWYEHPVEGAEREARYGEMMPEDEFLALLKLVDAFDLVRLEAGFAAEMAERLAAHPLWAADAARLGTGVEQAELQRLLEEKAAPLYLGDRLVGVVRRAHEHDETLSSHVMLENLVTKASAVLGLRHLFARTGVKPEEVEYIIECSEEACGDMNQRGGGNFAKAIGEMAGCVNATGSDTRSFCAGPTHALIEAAALIRAGVFRHVVVLAGGTPAKLGLNSRDHVAKGLPVLEDVIGAFAVHLSADDHTSPRVRLDVVGRHKIGSGSSPQAVMEALVTEPLERAGLKLSDVDRYGVEMQNPELTEPAGAGDVPQANYKMIAALAVKRGEIGRAELPAFVAAHGMPGFAPTQGHIPSGVPVIGHVRDAIMAGEIRRAMVIGKGSLFLGRMTNLFDGVSVLLERNPGPQPGEAADAPGGAPAEAGAPAPKPVRPAVGITLHGSELGEEEVLRAAEQARRQWPDIEVVLIGRPPRETPVRWVEAGDGCLADEHRTMERMLAAGELAAAVTLHYAFPIGVATVGRVITPARGREMLIATTTGTAAADRVEAMVRAAIGGIAVARALGLTDPTVGILNVDGARQAERVLEALRTGGYPFRWAASGRADGGALMRGNDVLTGEPDVLVTDSLTGNLLMKLISAQSTGGSYEATGYGYGPGVGPEQRQIVHIISRASGAPVIAGAIRYAADMARGNLPQVVAQEYARAREAGLDRLLAERRGAGGGQIRPQAGPDAVAGPQAGAEAGGTVAAPDGPAAAPPEKVATAEIPGVDILDLEEAVACLWRRGIYAKSGMGCTGPVVLVADEDLEAARTALKEAGFLG
- a CDS encoding radical SAM protein, with protein sequence MIQDLTRGNLERVRNPSLRAYAERYLEIYEAFEEAVQQAGLPLEPPGRNGEAQDLRAELRARGASFRNADHSIHLGPLSPACEACRMGVGTATFFASLKCHRRCFYCFNPNQEGYDFFQEHRRDLGAELAELAEGGFQVSHVALTGGEPLLHPEEAVTFFRTAKQLFPGVHTRLYTSGDHLGEALVRQLAEAGLDEVRVSVRVDDGPAGRRHTYSRLALAREHIPAVMVETPVLPGTLDAMTEMLLELDRIGIFGVNLLEFCFPFHNAEAFRERGYQVKNPPYEVPYDYWYAGGLPVAGSEVDALRLVKFALDQGLSLGVHYCSLENKHSGQIFRQNSTASLPATACFSARDFFIRSAKVFGRDALRSRRRFDALGYRGYAVDPARDFLEFHPAWIPQLRGVADEVALCTYVAEERPEGPVLRELKISVTTPGTFDPETDI
- the trxA gene encoding thioredoxin TrxA; protein product: MLEVNKENFEQEVLQASGPVVVDWWSPKCDPCMELLPEVERLAETYGDRVKFCKVNVLENRRLAISQRVLGLPTFLFFRDGEKVAELAGPEACTAEAIEAELQRLV